From the Devosia sp. FJ2-5-3 genome, the window TGGTTGGCCCAGGCGACCGTCGCGACGCGCTCCGGTTTCTCGGCGATGACAGTGGTCCCGAAGGCGTGTTCGATAGTGACCGGGAAAAGCGTCTCATCGGCAGAGGCGATGGAATAGCCAGCCGATGCAAGCAAGGCTACCGCGACAACGGCGGAACGTAGGGTTGAATACACGGCTCTATCTCCATGCGATAAAATCGGAGCTTGCCTCTCAGGTTTAAACAGTGCCGTCAACGATTGTGCGGCCGGCCAAGCGAACAGCACTGAAAAAACCCATGGAATCCTACAAAACCCGGGAAAAGTACAATACCGGAGTGCATCGCTCAAGTTAATGCGCAAGCCAGAGGCTGCGGACCTGCCGCGGCGCGTACCGGGTAAAATCAAGTTATGAACAATCGGTCAGATCGTCTGGGTCGCCTTGTGGCGGCGCTTCTTGGGGGCAGTGCGCTCATCGCCCTGGCGTCTCCCGCCATGGCCCAGTCCAATATCACCCTTCTCGACACGCTGGTGGTCGGGGGTGGACGCTCGGTCGACGATGACAGCAAGTCCATCGTGGCCCGGAGCACCAATGGAGCCGGCAAGCTTGCGACGTCCGTACTCGATACACCCGCATCGATCGCGGTCATTACGTCCAAGGAAATGCAGCGGCGCGGTGCGACCACCACCGAAGAGATGCTGCAGTACACCGCTGGCACCACCACGGACTTCTACGGCACCGACGACCGCAATGATTTCGTGAAGGTGCGCGGCTTCGACGTCGGCGTCATCCGCGATGGCGCTGCCGGCGGCACAGGTGTCCGCGAGGAAATGTATGCCTTCGAGCGCGCCGAAGTGCTCAAGGGCGCAAACTCTTCCGCATTTGGCTCATCCGACCCCGGTGGCTCCATCAACTATGTGACCAAGCGTCCCAAATCCGAAAAGTTCGGCGAAGTCTACGTTACCGGCGGCACATTCAACCATGCCCAGGTCGGCTTCGACTTCGGGGACAATCTGACCGAAGACGACACCCTGTCCTATCGCCTTGTCGGCAAGTTCCAGCAGGCGAACAAGGAATATGACTACGCCCGCGACCATGAGCGGTTCATCCTCGGTGGCGTCACCTGGCGGCCGACGGATGCGACAGAGCTGACCGTCATCTATGACTATCTCAACCGCGACGGCGTACCGGGCAGCGGCGGACATCCGGTGGGCACCGATCTGCCGCGCAATCTCTTCCTCGGCGAACCCGACTTCAACTACCGCAACGTCAGCCGCCACACGCTGAGCGTCCTCTTCGACCATGATTTCGGGACCGGCCTGAGCTTTGGCGCCAACGCGCGGTACACAAACTCGACCAGCGATTTCGGCTATGCCTATATCGCGCGAACGGCCCCGGGCGGCGGCACGATCGCCGAGCGCGACTTCTTCGCGAATGAGGCTTCCAAAGAGAATTTCGTCGTGGATGGCCGTCTGCAGTATGAGACGAGCTGGGAGATGGTCGACAGCCGCACGCTCGTCGGCGCGCAGTACAATACCGACACGTCCTCATCGCGGACGGTATCGGGCAAGGCACCGAACATCGATTGGTCAAATCCGATCTATTCCGGCGCACCGACGACCCCTCTGGCCCTGTCCACGCGTGGCGTGCCCGACGCGACCAACACCAACAAGGTGACCGCGCTCTATGTCGAGCAGGACCTGACCTTCTTCGATCGGGTCATCCTGTCGGGCGGTATTCGCAGCGACTGGATGGATCTTAACCAGCGCAACAACGTCACAGGCGCCGTCACCTCGGCCACGCCGACCGAGATCACAAAGCGCGCCGCGCTGACCTTCAAGGCGACCGAGGAGATTTCGGCCTATCTCAGCTACGCAGAATCGGCGGTGCCGGCGGGAACCGGTGTCGAGCCGGAACGCGGCAACCAGTGGGAAGTGGGCGTGAAGTATCAGCCCGAGGCCTTCCCGGCCTTGTTCACGGCCTCCATTTTCGAGCTGACCAAGGACAACATGACCAAGCGCAATCCTGCGACCCTGCTGCAGGAAACGATTGGCGAAGTGAAGGTGCGCGGTATCGAGCTCGAAGCCCGCGCCGAGGTGCTCGAAAACCTCAGCATCACGGCTTCCTACGCCTATATGATGTCTGAGATCGTCGAGAACGGTGTGCTGGCCAACAAGGGCAACCAGCTCTCCTTCGTGCCGAACCACTCCGCTTCGCTGTGGCTTGATTATGCCGTGCCGAGCGTGGGGAGCATGGGCGATCTGACCGTCGGGGTTGGCGCCCGTTACGCAGGTGGGCATTACCTCAACGACGCCAACACCCAGAGCGCGCCCGCGAGCATCGAGTTCGACGCCGCGCTCACTTACGAGCTCCAGGAGAACACCACGCTCGAGCTGAATGTGAAGAATATCTTCGACGAAAAGCACGTCGCCTATGGTGGGTTTGGCGCGGACTTCTACAATCCGGGCCGCTCCATCACGGCCACCCTGCGCAAGAGCTGGTAATCCAAAGACTCCCGCAAACCCTGGTTTGCGGGAGTCTTTCTCACTCTCCGGTGTGAGCCTTTCGCCACTGCGCCGGCGTATTGCCATCGATCTTGCGAAAAGCGCGCGTGAGGTGCGCCTGATCGGTGAAACTCAGCCGTGCCGCGATATCGGCGATGCTCAGCCGCCCTTCCAGCAAAAGCTCCTTGGCCTGGTTGATGCGGTGCTCGATCAACCAGTGGGCCGGCGTCTTGCCGGTGGTCTGCTTGAAGGCGGACCCGAACCAGCTCTCCGACAATCCCAGCACTTCGGCCATCTCGGCGACCGAAATCCGCGCATTGCCGCGCTGTCCCACCACTGCGACCAGTTTTTTCATCTGGCCCTGCGTCAGGCGCCCCCGATCACGCGCCGGCGCCTCGACATCGAGATCCAAAAACCCAGTCAGGATGCTTCCCACCAGGTTTTCGGCGAAGAGCGGATGCTTTGCGGGGTGATCGATCTCGTCGACCAACATCCGAACCAGCGTATCGATCGCACCCAGCTCCTGGGCCTCGACAGGCTTTTTCAGGACCGCCTGCGCCGCCGAGCGGCCAAGCGCGGGCGTGATAAACTTCAACAGCCTGTCCATATGCAAATGCAGGTTCAGATGCCTGAATTTGTGGGATTGGTGGCTGCTGGTCCACATCGGCATGCCCGCGGGAACATAGGTCGCCCGCGCCATTGGCGTGTCCGGCCGCTTCTCGAAGTCATATTTGTGGGTGATCCGGGCCGATACGTCCTCGAAAAAGACGATCAGGCGCGGATCCTCGGCGAGATAATAGCCCGACGCCCCTCGCTCGCTTTCCGCTTCCCAGAAGGCGCCCATAATGCCGTCATATTGACGCCATTTGACCGGCGCGGTCACCTGGATGCCCTCGGTTCGCCAGATCATTTGCGGAAAAAACACCGGCCGGATCCCTTTCGATCGCGGGAAAATGCACATATATGATCGTCGTTATCATATAAAAACGCATTGATCGATCACCCGCTTGGCGATGGGCGTTGTCGATAGCTCCAGGCGATGCGATCGCCGATGATTGCGCCCGGCTCCGGCGGGCCTCACGGTGTTCCAGTTGGCGGTGTGGCTGAAAGGATGA encodes:
- a CDS encoding TonB-dependent siderophore receptor, giving the protein MNNRSDRLGRLVAALLGGSALIALASPAMAQSNITLLDTLVVGGGRSVDDDSKSIVARSTNGAGKLATSVLDTPASIAVITSKEMQRRGATTTEEMLQYTAGTTTDFYGTDDRNDFVKVRGFDVGVIRDGAAGGTGVREEMYAFERAEVLKGANSSAFGSSDPGGSINYVTKRPKSEKFGEVYVTGGTFNHAQVGFDFGDNLTEDDTLSYRLVGKFQQANKEYDYARDHERFILGGVTWRPTDATELTVIYDYLNRDGVPGSGGHPVGTDLPRNLFLGEPDFNYRNVSRHTLSVLFDHDFGTGLSFGANARYTNSTSDFGYAYIARTAPGGGTIAERDFFANEASKENFVVDGRLQYETSWEMVDSRTLVGAQYNTDTSSSRTVSGKAPNIDWSNPIYSGAPTTPLALSTRGVPDATNTNKVTALYVEQDLTFFDRVILSGGIRSDWMDLNQRNNVTGAVTSATPTEITKRAALTFKATEEISAYLSYAESAVPAGTGVEPERGNQWEVGVKYQPEAFPALFTASIFELTKDNMTKRNPATLLQETIGEVKVRGIELEARAEVLENLSITASYAYMMSEIVENGVLANKGNQLSFVPNHSASLWLDYAVPSVGSMGDLTVGVGARYAGGHYLNDANTQSAPASIEFDAALTYELQENTTLELNVKNIFDEKHVAYGGFGADFYNPGRSITATLRKSW
- a CDS encoding AraC family transcriptional regulator, whose amino-acid sequence is MIWRTEGIQVTAPVKWRQYDGIMGAFWEAESERGASGYYLAEDPRLIVFFEDVSARITHKYDFEKRPDTPMARATYVPAGMPMWTSSHQSHKFRHLNLHLHMDRLLKFITPALGRSAAQAVLKKPVEAQELGAIDTLVRMLVDEIDHPAKHPLFAENLVGSILTGFLDLDVEAPARDRGRLTQGQMKKLVAVVGQRGNARISVAEMAEVLGLSESWFGSAFKQTTGKTPAHWLIEHRINQAKELLLEGRLSIADIAARLSFTDQAHLTRAFRKIDGNTPAQWRKAHTGE